DNA from Camelus dromedarius isolate mCamDro1 chromosome X, mCamDro1.pat, whole genome shotgun sequence:
gggagagagggggagagagggaaggaggagggaagaggagagagagagagagagacagagagacagagaggggagggggagagaaagagacgAGAAAgagacgagagagagagagagagagagagagagagagagagagagggagagagagagagagagggagagagggagagggagagagagagagagagagagagacctgcaCTCCCAATACAATATACTGCTGGTGGGTTAGGGGGGCAaagttggggaggggggagttgTAAACCGGGTGGGAGCCAAGGTTTGGCTCTGCTGGCTGGCTCGCTCTTGGGATGTCTTCATCGCAAGGTGGCCTCTTCGTCGGTGTCTTCCTCGAAATCCTTGACGTCAGCACTGGTGGACTGCCTGGCCCAGGCTCCCCTTTCGGCCTCTCGTTCTTTATGCGACTTGAATCTCCCAACGAAAATTTTGCGGTAGTTCAGGAACATGCCGTTCATCGCATCGATGGCCCGCTCGGCGGACTCCTGCTTCTGGAAGTGCACAAACCCGTAGCCCTTGGGCCCCTTTTCGTCGCAGGCCACTTTGCAGGAGAGGATGTTGCCGAACGCCGAGAAGATGTTGTACAGCGCCTTGTTGTCAATGGTCTTGCCCAGGTTCTTGATGAAGACGTTGCCCACCCCGCTCTTGCGGAGCGAGGGGTCCCGCTGGGACCACATGATGCGCACTGGCCTGCCCTTGATGACATCAAAGTTCAGGGTCTCCAGGGCCCGCTTGGCGTCCACTGGTTGCTGGTAGTTGACATACGCGTAGCCCAACGAGCGGCGGGTGATCTTGTCCCTGCAAATGCGGATGGAGAGGATCGGCCCCGCCGGGCTGAACTTCTCGTACAGCATTGCCTCTGTCACCTCAGGGTGCAGGTCGCCCACGTACAGAGAGGCCATAGGAAAGTCTGGGTTCCCCTCGGAGCCCCCGCCCGTCTCCGCATCCGCATCTGCATCCGCGGCGGCAgccgctgctgctgccgccgccgccgccgccgccgccgctacCGCTGCGGCCACCTCCGCATCCGCATCCGCATCCGCATCCGCATCCACATCCGACTCCCCCAAGGGGGGCGCCGCAGcctccgctgctgctgctgcggcggcggcggcggcggcggcggcggcggcagcggcggcggcttCGGCCGCTTCGGCCGCGCTGGCCTCTACCACGGCCACGGCCGCTGCCGCCAGggcagcctcctcctcttctcccgcCAGGGCTGCAGCCGCCTCCGCCAGGGTGGCCTCCGCCACTGCCTCCTCTACTGAGGCCTCGGCCTCCACCTCGGCCTCCACCTCTGCTTCCGCCTCCGCCACGGAGGCCTCCGCCACCGCCTCTGCCACGGTCGCCGCCGcagcctccgccgccgccgcagctgccgccgccaccgccgccgccactGTCGCCGCTGTCGCCACGGTCGCCGGTGCCTCCGGGCCGCTGCCGCGACCTCCCTTCCCGCGAAGTGGGGGAGCGGAGAggcgggggagggcaggagggccgGTGGGCGCCGGAACCCGGGCCGGGGGCTCGAGCGCGAGCCGGGGCGGGGGACCCGGGGCCAGCCGATCTGGCGCGTCCCAGTCACCTGGGATGGCGAGTGCTGCCAGGAGCGCGCCGGTGCGAGTCGCCGCAGCCTGCAgcctgctgccgccgccgccgccgctcggtCGTGGGCTAGCGTGCGGGGCGCGGGCGGGCGGCgtgtggtggggggcggggggtgttgGCGTCTGTGGTCCGGGCAGCTGGGAAGGCTTCTGTCTCTTTGGTTCCCCCTGTGGCTGCTGCGGGGCTGCGGGGCCAcgggtggtgggagggggcgggagcGGGAAGcttggggctggggggcgggggtgtgaGTCCTCAGCCTCTCGGGTCGCCTGGATATTTATGAGGAGGAAGCCAGGGAAAGGGCGCCACTGTGGACTGAGGGACTAGGGGTTAGATTTAGGGAGTTTTGTTTGATCCCTCCTCTCCCCATAGAACCTTTAAATGATTCAATCAGGTGCCTTGCAAGAGAGGGTGGGTGGCGTTGAGAATACATTTGCCCGGCCTAAACAAAGCCACGAAAAATGGTTTTCTCGCATTCGGGGGTTTCCCCCCACCTCAGCGCGCGCACCCACTCTTCAACATCACCGCCAACCGAGGAAACAACTCCTGAGCGGGAGCTGGGGCAAGCGGGGCAAGCTCCTCCTGCAGCCTGCTGACCCATTTTCTCAGAGATCCCTCCCCTTTTTCCAGCTCTTTCCCTCCTCTGCACACTTGCAAAAGGGGACATAAAGAACACGTATTCACTCATCCATAATGCCATGCCACAAATACTTATGGAGCCAATGCCGGTCCCTAGGGATACAGGGGTCTGGGAAGCGGGAGGAAACCGACTGGTTTTGAGCTTGTCCTTGGGAGCAGGCTGGGCTGGAAACCATGCCCCTGCTCCAGGCTACGGGAAAACTAGGGACCTAGGGTTCTTGAgcgtcccccccccccaactcctccCGCCCTCGCCATCTCAATGCATGCAGCCTGCAAGTGAGGGAAGTCAAGAGCACCCTGTCCTTAGTGCTGTCCTCCGTGATAGGTGAGGAAAGCCAAACcaagggctggggacagggcctGGTCCCGAGCCAGGCACTAGCTTCCCCGAGGGCAGCTCCAAAAGGTGAGCAGCAGTCCACCACGTCGAGGCAAGAGACAAGGCTTTCTAGACATAGGGATCAGTCTGTGTCCAAGGCCCTGTAGCATGCTAGCTAGCACCTGCATGGTCACTTCTGGTCATGCCTAATAGTCTGGCGTGGATAGCGCTTATGATCTCCAAGAGTAGATGGCAAGAGATGGGACTGGAAGGTGTGGGGCCCTGAAAAGCTAGCTAAGGAGCTTGGACTCTAAACCCA
Protein-coding regions in this window:
- the PABPC1L2A gene encoding polyadenylate-binding protein 1-like 2, with protein sequence MASLYVGDLHPEVTEAMLYEKFSPAGPILSIRICRDKITRRSLGYAYVNYQQPVDAKRALETLNFDVIKGRPVRIMWSQRDPSLRKSGVGNVFIKNLGKTIDNKALYNIFSAFGNILSCKVACDEKGPKGYGFVHFQKQESAERAIDAMNGMFLNYRKIFVGRFKSHKEREAERGAWARQSTSADVKDFEEDTDEEATLR